In Syntrophus gentianae, a single window of DNA contains:
- the tnpA gene encoding IS66 family insertion sequence element accessory protein TnpA, with protein sequence MMTKAERRAHWRTIIEEQAASGLNITTFCREKQINRHQFHAWRRRLREQQPCPSGFLELIPGRAVETGSG encoded by the coding sequence ATGATGACCAAAGCGGAACGACGAGCCCATTGGCGCACTATCATCGAGGAACAGGCAGCAAGCGGCTTAAACATCACCACCTTTTGCCGGGAAAAGCAAATCAATCGGCATCAGTTCCACGCCTGGCGACGCAGACTCCGGGAACAACAACCTTGCCCCAGCGGTTTCCTGGAACTGATTCCTGGAAGAGCGGTCGAAACCGGCTCCGG
- a CDS encoding NUDIX domain-containing protein → MKVRVSAVYEKSGEILCMRYIYGGKEVFSLPGGGVDKDLPLQEVLAKEWKEELGIKVDVGDVILIGEAPAGKQYPRTLHIVFEVTEIHGIPKVQPEATHSLDVVWVPIKKLSDLPLYPDVGKQLYACFTEEPRHTLTFISNCMERGYW, encoded by the coding sequence ATGAAAGTTCGCGTTTCTGCTGTTTATGAAAAGTCCGGTGAAATCCTGTGCATGAGGTACATCTATGGAGGGAAAGAGGTTTTTTCCCTGCCCGGAGGCGGAGTGGACAAGGATCTGCCCCTTCAGGAAGTTCTTGCCAAGGAATGGAAGGAAGAGCTTGGGATAAAAGTCGACGTTGGCGACGTCATCCTGATCGGAGAAGCCCCTGCTGGGAAGCAATATCCCCGGACACTGCACATCGTTTTTGAGGTTACGGAAATCCACGGCATTCCCAAGGTGCAACCGGAAGCCACCCATTCCCTGGATGTGGTCTGGGTTCCTATCAAGAAATTATCTGACCTTCCCCTTTATCCCGATGTAGGCAAGCAGCTGTATGCCTGTTTTACCGAAGAGCCCCGTCATACCTTGACATTCATCAGCAATTGCATGGAACGGGGCTACTGGTAG
- a CDS encoding cation:proton antiporter, producing MEAIYLVAAGWFFAAVLSTVLANRLKISIALMEIIVGSLVGFAAFHLGYFDKLDLNADWMKFCTGTGAMLLTFLAGAELNPDVMKSKIKEVSVIGLIGFFSPFIGCSLISHYLMGWGLEASLLCGIALSTTSMAVVYAVMLEYGFNKTDFGKGILGACFVNDLGTVIALGLIFAPFTYKTIIFIAVTVLLIFTLRPMTDFIVRRFAYKTAAIRAKWVLFILLSMGVLALWSGSEPVLPAYVFGMILAKTMEEDGHFVRRLRTLTIGFLTPLYFLRAGALVSIPALLAVPGIFLVLLTGKVLTKIVGLYPAIRRFRHRKEEKWYYTLLMSTGLTFGTISALYGLTHDIITKEQYSFIVGAVIASAVIPTLIANKYFLPRHLLEVPILDDQAPDEKDILNKL from the coding sequence ATGGAAGCGATTTATCTTGTCGCGGCAGGCTGGTTTTTTGCCGCCGTCTTGTCCACCGTTTTAGCCAACCGCCTGAAAATCTCTATCGCCCTGATGGAAATCATCGTCGGTTCCCTCGTCGGTTTCGCGGCTTTTCATCTTGGTTACTTCGATAAACTTGATCTGAATGCAGACTGGATGAAATTCTGCACAGGGACCGGCGCCATGTTACTGACGTTTCTTGCCGGAGCGGAATTGAATCCTGACGTCATGAAATCCAAGATCAAGGAAGTGTCCGTTATTGGATTGATTGGATTTTTCTCGCCTTTCATCGGCTGCTCTCTAATTTCACACTACCTGATGGGATGGGGCTTAGAAGCGAGTTTGTTGTGCGGCATCGCTTTATCGACGACATCCATGGCTGTGGTCTACGCCGTGATGCTCGAATACGGATTCAATAAAACCGATTTCGGAAAAGGAATTCTGGGAGCCTGTTTCGTCAATGACCTTGGAACCGTGATCGCCCTGGGGCTGATATTCGCGCCTTTTACCTATAAAACGATCATCTTCATTGCCGTAACGGTTCTGTTGATTTTTACCCTACGCCCGATGACGGATTTCATCGTTCGACGATTCGCATACAAAACGGCTGCCATCCGCGCGAAATGGGTCCTGTTTATCTTATTGTCAATGGGAGTCCTGGCTTTATGGTCAGGCAGCGAACCCGTGCTGCCGGCCTATGTCTTCGGAATGATTCTGGCGAAAACCATGGAAGAAGACGGTCATTTTGTCAGAAGGCTCAGGACACTGACAATCGGCTTTCTAACCCCTCTCTATTTTCTTAGGGCCGGCGCCTTGGTGTCCATTCCGGCTCTGCTTGCGGTGCCCGGCATCTTCCTTGTACTTTTAACAGGCAAGGTTCTTACCAAGATCGTAGGCCTATACCCCGCCATTCGTCGTTTCCGGCATCGCAAAGAGGAAAAATGGTACTATACGTTATTGATGTCCACCGGACTGACATTTGGAACCATCTCCGCTCTGTACGGTTTAACACACGACATCATCACCAAGGAACAATATTCATTTATCGTAGGGGCAGTCATCGCGAGTGCCGTGATACCAACGTTAATCGCGAACAAATATTTTCTGCCAAGGCATCTGCTGGAAGTACCGATTCTGGATGATCAGGCGCCAGACGAAAAGGATATTCTCAATAAACTGTAA
- a CDS encoding HAD family hydrolase: protein MISISVPGYGALQLKYLVMDYNGTLAVDGRLLEGVSARLQQLSGQLELHVVTADTFGCVQNALDHMPCTVHVLPLGDQARAKENYIRNLGAEWTVAMGNGRNDRLMLAVAALGIGVILAEGACGATLAAADVVCRSIEDALDLLLFPQRLIATLRS, encoded by the coding sequence ATGATTTCGATTTCCGTCCCCGGATACGGCGCTTTACAACTGAAGTATCTGGTTATGGACTACAACGGCACTCTGGCAGTGGACGGCCGCCTGCTCGAAGGGGTGAGTGCGCGGTTGCAGCAATTGAGCGGGCAGCTGGAACTCCATGTGGTCACGGCGGATACCTTCGGTTGCGTGCAAAACGCCCTGGACCATATGCCCTGTACGGTGCATGTGCTGCCCCTTGGGGATCAGGCCCGGGCCAAGGAGAACTACATTCGCAACCTTGGAGCGGAATGGACGGTGGCGATGGGCAATGGACGCAATGACCGCCTGATGCTTGCCGTGGCCGCCTTGGGAATCGGGGTGATTCTGGCCGAGGGCGCCTGTGGCGCAACCCTGGCTGCTGCCGATGTGGTATGTCGTTCCATTGAGGATGCCCTGGACCTGCTGCTTTTCCCTCAGCGGCTGATCGCCACCCTGCGGTCATGA
- a CDS encoding ABC transporter substrate-binding protein gives MRGRKSKSYVTLLHGRKVGLWGGPFAIPPRAFFRKYGLRVHEVPQSYTVNLFLHGGIDVASAMWYNEYHTILNAGIDPDELSIFLLKDYGIDLPEDGLYTIEKTLKNDPGLAKGFAQASLDGWNYAFAHPEETLDVVIRYMREAKLPADRMHQKWMLERLRDLIISRGNQGVLGILSRSDYTAAGQILLKNGEIRTLPGFKAFMGQFDAQQ, from the coding sequence ATCCGGGGACGGAAATCGAAATCATATGTCACTCTCCTTCACGGAAGGAAGGTCGGGCTGTGGGGAGGCCCCTTCGCGATCCCTCCGCGTGCTTTTTTCAGGAAATACGGCCTGCGCGTCCATGAGGTACCGCAGTCCTACACGGTAAACCTTTTTCTGCATGGCGGGATCGATGTCGCCTCCGCCATGTGGTACAACGAGTATCATACCATTCTGAATGCCGGAATTGACCCTGATGAACTGAGCATCTTTCTGCTCAAGGATTATGGGATCGACCTGCCTGAAGATGGCCTTTACACCATTGAAAAGACATTAAAAAATGACCCGGGTCTAGCGAAGGGTTTTGCGCAGGCTTCGCTCGATGGGTGGAATTACGCTTTTGCTCATCCTGAAGAAACGCTGGATGTCGTCATCAGGTATATGCGGGAGGCAAAACTGCCAGCCGACCGGATGCACCAGAAATGGATGCTGGAGCGGTTGCGCGACCTGATCATTTCCCGGGGAAACCAGGGAGTTCTCGGCATACTTTCGCGGAGCGATTACACAGCGGCCGGTCAGATTCTGCTCAAAAACGGAGAGATCCGGACGCTTCCCGGCTTCAAAGCATTCATGGGGCAGTTCGATGCTCAACAATAA
- a CDS encoding flavin reductase family protein — protein sequence MRVMPISKAFTLMEPGPVVFVTTNDGKKNNIMTISWTMVMDFTPRFAITTGPWNYSYAALRESKECVISIPTVDLLDKVVGVGTCSGADTDKFGRFALTPVEGKHVRSPLIKECLANIECKIIDIIEEHNIVVLEGVAAYFDNSRKEKRTVHAVGDGTFIVDGRKLNRREMMKSKLPDCI from the coding sequence ATGAGAGTAATGCCGATCAGCAAAGCTTTCACGCTGATGGAACCAGGTCCAGTTGTCTTCGTTACGACAAATGATGGTAAGAAGAACAACATAATGACGATCTCGTGGACCATGGTGATGGACTTTACGCCGAGGTTTGCCATAACCACTGGACCATGGAACTATTCCTATGCCGCACTTCGAGAATCGAAGGAGTGTGTAATTTCAATTCCCACCGTTGACCTGCTGGACAAAGTCGTTGGAGTGGGAACATGTTCCGGTGCCGACACAGACAAATTTGGAAGGTTCGCGCTGACTCCTGTGGAAGGAAAACATGTCAGGTCACCCTTGATTAAGGAATGTCTGGCGAATATCGAATGTAAAATTATTGATATCATTGAAGAACACAATATCGTGGTACTTGAAGGCGTTGCTGCGTACTTTGACAATTCACGAAAAGAGAAGCGAACCGTTCACGCAGTTGGCGATGGAACGTTCATAGTGGATGGGCGCAAGTTGAATCGAAGGGAAATGATGAAGTCAAAGCTTCCAGACTGTATCTAA
- a CDS encoding hydrogenase iron-sulfur subunit — MSADANFKPKMLGIICNWCCYGGADLCGVSRFQYPTYIRLIRVMCSGRVDLKFIFRAFLTGQDAVFVGGCHINDCHYNPEGNYDAYSMVTFCRKLLEHIGINPKRLRLEWVSAGEGIRFSQIMNEFSREIQELGPLGSSEGIDEAELKSRLEEMAKLIPYFKLEKMKELAVHDHDETLYEGLFPTEEVERLIREAPSYYIDPEKCQACMTCARKCPVEAIISAKGQVHVVDQEKCIKCGTCFAACPPKFGAVTKLIGQPAPPPLPEGQRAVVRKGKEATA; from the coding sequence ATGAGTGCAGACGCAAATTTTAAACCGAAGATGCTGGGTATTATCTGCAACTGGTGCTGTTACGGCGGGGCGGACCTGTGTGGCGTTTCCCGTTTCCAATATCCGACGTATATACGATTGATCCGGGTGATGTGCTCCGGAAGGGTTGACTTGAAATTCATCTTCCGGGCTTTCCTGACCGGTCAGGACGCGGTGTTTGTCGGTGGCTGCCATATCAACGACTGCCACTACAATCCGGAGGGAAACTACGATGCCTACAGCATGGTGACGTTCTGCAGGAAACTGCTGGAGCACATCGGGATCAACCCCAAGCGGTTAAGGCTGGAATGGGTCTCCGCCGGTGAGGGAATCCGCTTCTCTCAGATCATGAATGAGTTCAGCCGAGAGATCCAGGAGTTGGGACCTCTGGGCAGCAGTGAAGGCATCGACGAGGCTGAATTGAAGTCTCGACTGGAGGAAATGGCCAAGCTGATTCCCTACTTCAAGCTGGAAAAGATGAAGGAACTGGCCGTACACGACCATGACGAGACCCTCTATGAGGGACTGTTTCCGACAGAAGAGGTGGAAAGATTAATCCGCGAAGCGCCATCGTACTACATCGATCCGGAAAAATGCCAGGCCTGCATGACCTGCGCCCGGAAATGCCCCGTCGAGGCGATCATCAGCGCCAAGGGGCAGGTTCACGTGGTGGACCAGGAAAAGTGCATCAAATGCGGGACCTGCTTTGCCGCCTGTCCACCAAAATTCGGCGCCGTGACGAAGCTGATCGGCCAGCCTGCTCCGCCTCCTCTTCCGGAAGGCCAGAGAGCAGTCGTCAGAAAGGGCAAGGAAGCGACGGCGTAA